Part of the Palaemon carinicauda isolate YSFRI2023 chromosome 8, ASM3689809v2, whole genome shotgun sequence genome is shown below.
CTCGTCGGAGTTAGTCGAGCTGGAATCTTGGCTGGCGTCGGCAGTGTCTTCCATGAATTGGCGGGCCTCCTCCTCCGCTCTCTTAGCGGCGTCCTCTTCGTGCTCCTTCATGAGGGTCTCGACCATGTCCAGGAAAATGTTGATGTTTCCCAGAGATTTGGACGCGATCAGTTCATTCTGGGAAAGAATGAGAAACAAAGGTTacattttaaaagagagagagaaaaaaacatcttatattgtgaaaaaaaaaaaaaaaaaaacagatcaatagcTAATGCAGCGGATTTGTTTCAATATGATTTTGAATAAACATATCGACTAAAGCAGCACAGCTgggtgaaatataaataaaataaaacatctagAGAGCGCAGATTGGCAAGGTAAAAAGAAGAAAACTAAGTTACATTTTAAAAGCAACAACTTACTTTATGTTATGGGAGAACAGTTCAATAGCTAATGCAGCTGACTTTTTGTAATATGATGGTTAACAAACatatcacctaaaaaaaaaaaaaaaaaaaaaaaaaaaaattcagagcaTAGTCCTCcgtcaaaatctaatcacttctaagttagcccACTTCTGACAAAGCATAAAATTTTTATCAAAGTACGTCAGCAACTTTTTGAGTTAGACTGGTGACAAACAAtcaaactagaggggtactcagtagagcgtagacctccgctgcagcagcttatttcatgaaatttttctcGACTTTGGCGTTGACCTTTGatgttgaccttccaaaatttaataatttctagctttttacacgACAGtgacagttaatccatgcaagtttctctactgtacaattaaaattgtggccaggaagctgttcacaaacaaacacacatacacacaatcctAAACCTTAACAGTAAATAATCTTTAtggagcgaatgttttcatgttgaatagactgacatatatatttttttatagagtatatatggaaggtctgttttaatgtcacggttcttaaaatattctattttaattgttcattacttgtcttgtagttcatctattttcttatttcttttcctcactggactatttttccctgttggagcccttgggctcataggatcctgcttttccaattagggttgtaacttacaaaataataataataataataataataattcattatttctcgtgtagtttattcatttccttattttcattcctcactgagatacatatttcctgttggagcccttgggcttatagcatcttgcttttccaactagggttctagtttagttagtaataataataataataataataataataataataataataacaataataataataattcattacctctcatgtagtttattcatttttccaactagggttgtagcttagctaataataataataataataataataataataataataacaatgataataattcattacttctcatgtagtttatttatttttccaactaaggttgtagcttagctaataataataataataataataataataataataataataataataattcattatttcgcgtgtagcttatttatttccttattttcattcctcactgagatacatatttcctgttggagcccttgggcttatagcatcttgcttttccaactagggttctagtttagttagtaataataataataataataataataataataataataataataattcattacctctcatgtagtttattcatttttccaactagggttgtagcttagctaataataataataataataataataataataataataataataataataataataacaatgataattcattacttctcatgtagtttatttatttttccaactaaggttgtagcttagctaataataataataataataataataataataataataataataataattcattatttcgcgtgtagcttatttatttccttattttcattcctcactgagatacatatttcctgttggagcccttgggcttatagcatcttgcttttccaactagggttctagtttagttagtaataataataataataataataataataataataataataataataattcattacctctcatgtagtttattcatttttccaactagggttgtagcttagctaataataataataataataataataataataataataataataataataataataataacaatgataattcattacttctcatgtagtttatttatttttccaactaaggttgtagcttagctaataataataataataataataataataataataataataataataataattcattatttcgcgtgtagcttatttatttccttattttcattcctcactgagatacatatttcctgttggagcccttgggctcatagcatcctgcttttccaattagcttagctgctgctaataataataataataataataataataataataataataatacctaggtacttcccccaattttggggggtagccgacatcaaacaaatgaaaaaaaaggggatctttcctctctacgctcctcccatcctgacgagggactcaatcaTAATCAACAACTTCTGACCCCCATAAGTTCACATACCTTCGACAGAGTGAATTCGGCATCCGAAGAGGAGTACATCCTTTTCAACGACTCTCTCTTCACATAAGGTGAATTCTGATGCGAATGGGAGGTCCTTTCGTGATTGGCCTTGTCATAACCAGGTACCAGTTCTAAAGAAGATtgttccttctccttcttcttcttcttttcttcgttCTGGACCTCCGGGTTTTCGTCCGATTCTTCCTGCATTGCCGAAAGGGTGTTGACGATCTGCAATGGGAGATTCGCGAGTTACGTTGATGTATAAGTTTGGGGTGATATTTTATCATGTGTAGTATTTAggatattcatacgtatatatataattacacacacatacatacatacatacatacatatatatatatatatatatatacatatatatatatattatatatagtgtatatatatatatatatatattatatatatatatatatccccacacatgcacgcacgcacacacacacacacacacacatatatatatatatatatatacatacaaacatacatacatgcatacatgtattcaCTACATACATCACAGAAAATATTTGGACAAGACTTAAAAATCTGCTTAAAATGGGTGTCTGTATTGTGCATAAAAGACTCCCATACAAATGATAAACGTTTTTGTAAATTtcaatgaagctttttttttttttaagagatattGAGATCATCACTTTTATGATGGGAAATCCTCTGCCTTTCTTAAAATTCCCTAAATCGTTCATAAAGGTCATTTTGTCATCACTTAACAAGAGATTGACACCTTTATATCAGACAGCCATACCCATCTCGGTCTCTTTATCCTAAAAAAGTAAATTAGAAATTTAATCTCACCTTCCTTAAGCGCTTCAGATCATGGTTGACATTAGCATTCATTTTGCTGGCGTGCTTCTTGAGGACCTTCGCCATTCTTCGCTCGATATTGTGAACCTGCAAATGGAAAGAACATATATTTGAGCATCTCttttataaaaaaaggtttaaaggtcgctcatgaacggcagagggaaggggcaatgacaatgccctagctagcagaataaTGCCCTGGATAGCAGAaaaataccctagctagcagggcaatgctctagagactgaccatgtatacatatgatcagcccccaagccccctctccacccaagctaggaccagagaggctCAGGTAATGGCTGGCGATGACCCAGTAGGtggtcctataggctcccccaaaccccccatccttagcttacaaggatagtgaggttgcagatactgcaaGAAAGTATCCGGCGATCGCTAGGCAGGGGCAtttccactaggccaccacaacttttCAGCAACTAAAACCTCTCATAAATAATCTTAAATCTAAATTCCTATAATGAAAGCTCGGAAAATAGCGGAGTGGGTGTAAAGTTAACGCCCATTTGTGAATTACATTTTTATTAAAACTCATGATCAACCTTTGATATTTAGTTTAAGTAGCGATTAGTCATGTCGTTGTCTGATAACCAATGCGGATATGGAGGAAATCAAGTCTCATGTAACAGGATTTACAATTTGTAATGATGATATAGACAAGcaaatttattaattttgaaaatttgaaaaaaaaatttcttgcaaACTATGCTAACTGTCTTGTTCATTAGAATTTTTCTTGCAAACTATGCTATCtgttttgttcattattttttattgcaaattatgCTAACTGTTTTGTTAATAATTTTCTTCTTGCAAACTATACTAAATGTTTTGTTAATTATGGAAGTTCCCAACACCAGTAAATTGGGGGAAAAAAATCCTGAATGTAATACTGCTTGATGCCAAAATTATTCTCGTCACATCAATAGAGATTCATTGCTATTCCTAAAGCACAAGTTGGAAAACCACATGACAACATACAGCCAGACCATTTATGGAATTAACGACATTACAGAGACATCCCCTAAAAAGCAATAAAAGTCCGAGATTGCGAAATGAATAAAAAACATCTCGTCTTACCTTTTTAGATTTCAGGGCCTTTTGGATGAAGGTGATGGTGACGATGATGTATCCTAAACCGAAGATGATCCAGATGAAGGATATGATTTTGTACAGCCACACCAGGACGTAGTCGGTTTCTTGACGGCCTGTTGTAAATAAGAGAAACTGGAATGAGGGGGGCTTAAATAGTAACAGGAATGAGGGGGGCTTAAATGGTAACAGGAATGAGGGGCATTTGATGGTAACTGGAATAAGAAACTGGAAGGGGGGGCCCTTTAATAGAAACTGGAATCAAGGCCCTTTAATGAAAACGAATAAGGGACCTTTAATGATAACAAGAATGAAAGACCTTTAATGGAAACTGGAATGAAGGACCTTTGAAGGAAAGTGGAATGAAGGATCTTTAATGAAAACTGGAATGAGGGTTctttaattgaaattgaaattgaaatgaggGGCATTTAATGGAAACTGGAATGAAGGACCTTTAATGGAAACTGGAATGAAGGACATTTCATGGAAGGTGGAATGAATACCTTTAATGAAACCTGGAAGGAGGGTTctttaattgaaattgaaatgaggGGCATTTAATGGAAATTGGAATGAAGGACCTTTAATGGAAAGTGGAATGAAGGACCTTTAAAAGAAAGTGGAATGAAGGATCTTTAATGAAAACTGGAATGAGGGTTCTTTACTTGAAATTGAAATGAGGAGCATTTAATGGAAACTGGAATGAAGGACCTTTAATGGAAACTGGAATGAAGGACGTTTAATGAAAAGTGGAATGAAGGACCTTTAAGGAAAACTGGAATGAGGGTTCTTTAATTGAAATTGAAGTGAGGGGCATTTAATTGATACTGGAATGAGGGGCCTTAACTGGAAATTGGAAAAGAGGTGTTGATGCTTCGACTGACGAGGTTTAGTGATAAACAAAttcaatgtggattggtgatggtgagagattttggtTTGATCAcacacagaaaaccaacctagtatgggggcccctgactagtacagctttgctgctcatggtgatacgcaaacttttcacacgttaaggtatccccactcagaaagtacaAAAATTCACAtccaaaataataatcataaaaacaagaGTAACAATAACTACTATTGCTATTAATTACAAATTATATAAAGTATGTAGAAAGCAGCATATTCATTTAATGACAAGTAATCTTATTTCATTCTGCTACAAGTAAGCAACCAGACTATAACTACATATAAAGACACAGGCATAATCTAAAGTTCCCAACTCACCTTACATATAATTTCCTTTTGTGTTTGCGTGTAAGAAAAAATAATACAGTTTTATATTAAACGATGCTTCAGGGAAACTACTTTTCAGTTAAATTTTTGCTGTTTTTTAGTTTCATTTAGAAAAAACTGCTTAAGTAGTCAAAGGCTAAGTGGCgatgcataaaaattatatttcattgtatttaactctctctctctctctctctctctctctctctctctctctctctctgaatatttgtcatttagttaaattttctacAATCGGAGATAAATTCCAATATTCGGTATTAACTAATTTTATAGTTCTACTCGagtaaaaaaattcaatttatgtTTACTTTACAAATAATAGAGACGAAATGTTTTATTGAATAAAACCCGACTATTTACCAGATACAAAAAGCATCCATCTTACAAGAGACGCTAAAGATGTTGACATTTCTTATTGTAATTCTAAGATAATTAACCAAAATACAAACTGAAATAAAACAGAAATGCCATTTGCTATCAATGTCTCGTACCTCTAACGTTGATAACGTGAGAGACAACGTgactggctatgacgtcatcaaggggtgtggcttatttcgccgGGAATCTCTGCAGTGactatacacttgaaaatttgcatcaAAAACACGGTAAATGGCTagtaacatttattcaaggatttttacagtttcaaaacggatatattgacgtaaaggaatgatattacggtcactaacccgtaaaagataataacaaagtatggtgaaattacggtcgccagtattttactgaaatacggttgataacagtatatttttacggtcaatttctgattaaaatcacggtttttttaacagtgtagtttaagAATCCAAAAATGCCATTTCCTACCTCCAACGTAGTCCCCGAAGCCGATGGTCGTAAGCGTGATGAAAGCGTAGTAGAAGGAATCCAGATAATCCCATCCTTGCTCCACTGCAACCAAGACGGCGGAAGGAAGGACCAAGAAGATAATGAATCCTGGCAAGAGATAGCATATGGCATCGGCGGCCACTGCCATCCAGGATGATTGGTAGCGCTTGGCCCTGGCTCTCACGCGAGAATTGACGACCTGCGGGGAAAACAGAAGTACTTAATTTTAGATACAGAACATGTAAACAGGAGTACTTGGCTTTAAATACAGAACATGCTGTTGTTTTTTGTAAATTGCTTGGCCCTTCTGGAGAAGCACGGGCTCTTGGAATTCTGTAacctgtaatatatatgtatgtgtgtatatatatgtatctatatatatatatatatatatatgtgtgtgtgtgtgtatgtgtatatatatatatatatatataaaacgatttattttgttttcattaagaAGATGTTTCACACTTTCGTTAATAACTTTCTGTTACATGTTTTTCGTGTCTTTTACTTCAAACTAGGTATAAATACAGAACATGTAAACAGAAGAACTTGGTTTTAGATACACAAAatagtcatttattattattatttatcatatttccATTAACATTTCAGTTCTAAAAAGAGACGCATTTTGGGAAATCAAGAATTCTACCTCTGAATTCATTAGGTTACTAATTATAATGtatctaaatactgtatatatagaaaaagaaaaaaaactccaaAAACGTAGTAATCAGAAAAAAAACTCAATAGAATCGATAAAACTAGAAGAAATTGTAAAATAGAAAGAAATCTATAGAATATAGGCAAATGCATTAAACATATAAACATTCTCAAGAGcagaaaataaaacatgaaaagacaTATATattcacccttttttttttataaaaagggtgATTATATAAATTCTGCATGAATCAATCACGGAAAAGTCATAACGAATTACAGTTCGAGAaccaggctaaaaaaaaaaaaaaagagagaaaaaaaaaattctgaatacgAAAGGACACAAGACTTAGAGCATCAGCTTTGACTTACCTTGGTTGAGAAGAAGTCCGCCAACGTGGCTATGACAATTCCGTTCAGCGGGACACCAACCGTAGCGTACAGGATGCAGAACACTTTACCCCATGCCGTGCTGGGAGACATATGGCCGAAACCTaacggaatattattattatcattattattattattattattattattattattattattattattattattattattattattattatcaatttctaaactataaccctaattggaaaagcaggatgctataaacccaagggatccaacaaggaaaaatagcccagtgaggcaaggcaatagggaaataaataaacgatataagaagtaatgaaaattagaataaaatattttaaaaacattaacaacagtcaaacagatatttgatttgtaaactataaaaggacttatatggtcagtctctagggcattgtcctgcttgctagggcaacaatcactgtcccttccctctgctattcatatatatccacatatagatccaacaaggaaaactagcccagtgaggaaaggcaatagggaaatagataaacgataaaggaagtaatgaaaattaaaataaaatattaaaaaaaacattaacaacattcaaacagatatttgatttgtaaactataaaaggacttatacggtcagtctctagggcattgtcctgcttgctagggcgcaatcactgtcccttccctctgccatacATATAAATCCACATAtagatccaacaaggaaaaatagcccagtgaggaaaggcaatagggaaataaataaacgatataagaagtaatgaaaattaaaataaaatattgtaaaacattaacaacattcaaacagatatttgatttgtaaactataaaaggacttatatggtcagtctctagggcattgtcctgcttgctagggcgcaatcactgtcccttccctctgccattcatatactgtatatccacataCAGACTAAACCGCAGCCATTCAAAGTCGAACACGGAAGGGCTCTTCCATACCTATGGTGGTGATGACGGTGAAGGTGAAGAAGAAGGAGTTCCACAGGGACCAAGTGAGCGGTTCGTCCTCCCCGAGCTGCAGGAAGTCGTGGCTGCAACTACCGCCGATGTCGAAGAGGATCTCCTCCACCACCGGCTTCGTCTCGTTCGTAAGATTCGAGACCACATCTGCAAGGAGAGTCGAAGTTAGTTATAAGACACTATCTCTCTGtatacaggttctctctctctctctgtatatatgtaagagtaaaaaaaggttctctctctgtatatatatatatatatatacacatatgtatatatatatatacatacatatatatatatatatatatatgtaagtgcaaAAATATCttctctttctctgtatatatatatgtatgtatatatatatatatatatataagtgtgtgtgtatgtggaaaactctctctctctctctcctctctctctctctctctctctctctctctctctctctctctctatatatatatatatatatatatgagtatgtgtttaCAATAAGCTCTTTTAAACACTTCCAGTACTCATATAttctttccttagatgtaaaatTCTATTAAATGTAAGACATGTACGTTGTTTCAAACTAAATATGTACAATTAATGAATACAGAACTGATAACTAATGTTGTTTAGAATTGATTTGGTATATAGcacagacaaaaaataaataaaaacttctgcaacagtaaatttgcaataaaatcaAGAACCATTCAGTAAAATTTTGTCGATTCATCATTTTAAGGAAATCGATGGCTTTATGTaacaaaaacaagataaaaaattaatattaaatatcaatGATTTATAAGCATTCAAtataacaaacataataataagaaattcctccaatttataaataagaaaaacatgCCTACAAAATGCAAGGTTATAACAGTCCAAATATCCAAAGGTTATATCCAGTGTACATGCCAAGTATGTGCAAATGCATTATGAAATACCGACACTTTATGCAAATACGAATAATTACTGCTCTTCCTTATAGATGAGGAAGCTGAGCTGCTTTGAACTGCTTTTTTACTTTTTGTAATGTAACATATTGCAGTTACTTATAGTAATGTAAGATATTTCTAATGGAAggttaatttttttctagcattgaCAACAAGAAAAACATTCTCCGTTTTAATATCAGAGAGTATTCACTTTGACGACAGCATTTGGAATTCAAAATTCAAGAGATCCATAAGAACATTAAATTTTTCACCTAAATCTTCCTGTatagcaacaataacaaatgcagccgcttccagtccactgcaggacaaaggcctcagacatgtcttcattattTCTGGAGTTTGACCATTTTTATCAACATACTGGCTACAGCGGATTGGTGATATatggagactttagactgatccctcaaagcaaaccaacctagtatgggtgtccttgactagtatagatttgctgatcatagcgatacacaaaccttttcaccacgttaagttatcccaacTTAGAAAGGGAAATCACATATAATGTTTATCACACATTTCTGACCAGACTTTGCAtcttaaaaaattcattttttcccAAGCATTATTGCTTTTAACGATCTTTATCAGTACTTGAATTCTTTAAAGGAACTTGCCATGTCATGGCCATTACgacttaaaaaaaagtatttatctcAAGCATTGTTGCTATTAATGATTTTTATCAGTACTTGAATTCTCAAAAGTAATTTGCGATGTCATGGCCATTacgacttcaaaaaaaaaaaggtttatttttatCAAGCATTCTTGCTCTTAACGATGTTTATCAGCACTTGAATTCTTTAAAGGAAATAGCGACGTCATGACAATTACAAActgtctttcatcatcatcatcatcatcatcatcatcatcatcataatactttattattattattattattattattattattattattattattattattattattattattattattattatttataatgattaaaaaatttACGAAGCAAGTGTTCACAAAACAAAATTCCAAACTATGAAAAGAGCAAAATTAACGAAAAGAAGAATTGcttaaagatgaaaattttttacaaatgagaaaagaaaataacaataagaataatttaCAAAAACCTGAGTATATGAAATTCCatgaacattagaaaaaaaaaaccttctaaaataattttgtagcgatttcaacTCATAAGTTGATATGCTACTTTTTGTCGGCTTCTCTAGCAAAGCTAAAGACTACGTATAAaaccaacaagtttttttttttttttttttttttttttaccagatcaAATTCAAGATACTTTTACAAGTTGGGTACACTTTCTCTCAGTCTCCATCTCTTTTGCTTTACTCATTAATTAGTATCTTCCCACCTTCTTaaatttattaccttcgccaaacgTCGTTGCGAAAGTTGTTTTGGTAGACGGTATGTATCTATTTGTTTGtacgtctgtctgtgtgtttgcgattcgcataactcaaaaactatttgaccgaatctcatgaaatttggtgggatgatgggccatgatccaaggacaatttgatttttgggagtgattgggtcaaaagtcaaagcCAAGGTCACAGAATGGTGAAAAATGTCTTTTTCCCggatcgtggccaatttttatctgatttgcatgaaacttgtgccaaaatgtgcataattcaattgcactTCCTTTTCAGGAATGTGTTTATTATTTCAGTGAATTATTTTATTCTCGAGAATTTCACttttattccttcttcttcttctttttcttcttctataatTGCATGGCGAAATAtggctgtcttcttcttcttcttcttccataatTGCATGGAGAAATAtgactgtcttcttcttcttcttcttcttcttctataatttCATGGCCAAATATGGCTGGTCTGACCCCACTAGGATTTTTTGCTGGTTGTCAAACTGCGCACTTCGCTtcatttcttaaaattttttttttagcttcacaAGGAAGAAGTTCGTTTCATTAATGCCTATCATTAAGATTTTCCTCTCAGATACCAGTTTTCAAGCATTACTGGGCATTTTCTATATTCAAGCGTTCGAATGTGGTTAAGTTTTAATTTAATACAAGTTACTTCTGCCTATCATGATGTTTACGTACGGTTGAAATTCAACATTCTTTCGCTGTTCAgtataaatgatctctctctctctctctctctctctctctctctctctctctctctctatcattttctTCCGATATCTATACTGCTAATTCAACTGCCTTTTCCATGGaaagtatagtctctctctctctctctctctctctctctctctctcattttcttccgATATCTATACTGCTAATTCAACTGCCTTTTCCATGgaaaatatagtctctctctccctctcccccccttctctctctctctctctctctctctctctctctctctctctcatattaattttCTTCCGATATCTATACTGCTAATTCAACTGCTTTTTCCATGGAaagtctagtctctctctctctctctctctctctctctctcatattcattttcttcCTAAATCTATTCTTTTAATTCAACTGCTTCCTCCATAAAAATAATAGTTTCCCTTTAATCACTAACTATTTTTAGAGGAAgaatatttataactttttttttttatttggatacaAATAACATGCCTGAATAAGCCACTGGATCCAGTTTCAAACACAAGTAATCCGGGCTACTTAAAATCAAAGGGTCGAGCTTATCCAAAGAAGGCAAGCATTTCCCGTAGATTATTTATActtagactatctctctctctctctctctctctctctctctctctctctcacacacacacacacaccaatttaAGTCCAATTACCTTCACAAATGAGGGAAAGCTACGATAGCTTGCAaaggaataaagtttaaaaaatagcaataatgaatAAATCTAATTAAATGCATTGCACCAATTATctagttaataaaaaaataaaattcgctGATCAAACGACCGTTCGCTGAAGATCTTTGCTCAGGTTTCTATGAATAAAGCTGAAGGATTTTTATATGAAttaatcaaagaataaaaaaatagttcATCCACTTGTACCAAGTGTCAAGTATGGAATAAAACCTTTGCCAGGAGCAATGGATCACAATgaatctgatattattattattattattattattattattattattattattattattattattattattattatttctactactactagctctgctataaccctagtgggaaaaacaagatgctataagcccaagggctccaacagggaaaaatagccccgtgaggaaaggaaataaagaaataaagaaacaacaagaaaattaatgaacaatttaaaatattttaagaacaataaaaaaacgttaaaagagatctttcatatataaactataaagagagacttaattcagtctattcaacataaacTTTCGAAGTGCCATTACATT
Proteins encoded:
- the LOC137646082 gene encoding potassium channel subfamily K member 2-like codes for the protein MMSYRQWLVLFVIYILFMLVGSVVFMYLEVDNELADREDLQTLKRRVIDVVSNLTNETKPVVEEILFDIGGSCSHDFLQLGEDEPLTWSLWNSFFFTFTVITTIGFGHMSPSTAWGKVFCILYATVGVPLNGIVIATLADFFSTKVVNSRVRARAKRYQSSWMAVAADAICYLLPGFIIFLVLPSAVLVAVEQGWDYLDSFYYAFITLTTIGFGDYVGGRQETDYVLVWLYKIISFIWIIFGLGYIIVTITFIQKALKSKKVHNIERRMAKVLKKHASKMNANVNHDLKRLRKIVNTLSAMQEESDENPEVQNEEKKKKKEKEQSSLELVPGYDKANHERTSHSHQNSPYVKRESLKRMYSSSDAEFTLSKNELIASKSLGNINIFLDMVETLMKEHEEDAAKRAEEEARQFMEDTADASQDSSSTNSDEETPETPIDGKKQRDLESGFINFVCTGDDDKIIFEKDSTKKVTSDENRNTHLQRKLSCFLGVPTLQDDDTCTSSKSLSAERIPRASDLIDMMESYVKQSVPGDYDTISNLMKDTQRVSSTVPGRYKYIECENRVQLKDMFQKDEVEDPDETGEPRASHSKDQEDPNLSIPPMDRRRWSVGDPCASQNSPNSPNSPISPNFTDNLFEETKGAKGEPFRIKKWIHGESDPESKSDSEDSTPEYSRL